The region TCGGGATACACGTCCGGTTTCATGCTTGATACGCGCGCGGCGCGCACGCGCGGGTGCGCCAGCATGGCGGCCAGCACGTCGTCGACCAGGCTTTCCTGCAGCTGCACGTGGCCTTGCGCCATGCGCCTGGCGATGGTTTCGCGCATGAAGTCGTAATCGACCACTTCTTCCAGCTGGTCATCCTTCGGCGTCGACAGGGCCAGGGGAATGTACAGGTCGACGTTGATGAGGACGCGCTGCTCGCCCTTTTTCTCGAAGTCGTAGACGCCGATGTTGATGAGGACTTCGTAATTGCGCAGGAACAGGCGGCGGCAATCGGCCAGGCGAGGGTGGAACAGGGCGGACGACATAGGTTTTACCTTTTAGGGAATGCTGGTTGTTTGGTGTGGCTGCTGATTATTTGGTCAAAAACATGACGTCGCGCGGCAAGCCGATCAAATGCTGGCCGCCATCGACCAGCAAGGTCGTGCCCGTCAGCGCGCGCGCGCCGGCCACGTAACAGACGCTGTCGGCCACATCTTCTGGCGTGCTGGAGCGTCCCAGCGGCGTGTTTTCATGCGCCTTGGCAAAGTTCGCTTGCGTCTGCTCGCCGGAAACCATGGTGATGCCGGGGGCGATGCCCACCACGCGCACTTTCGGCGCCAGCGCCTGGGCCAGCATGGTGGTCGCCGACAACAGCGCCGCCTTGGACAGGGTGTACGACAAAAAATCAGGATTGAGATTGTACAGTTTTTGGTCCAGCAAGTTGATGACCACGGCTTGCCCGCCTGCCGGGGTGGCCTGGTACAGCGCTTGCGCCAGCAGGATGGGGGCGGCCAGGTTGGCGTGCATGTGGGCGTCGAGCGCGGTGAAGGAAAAATCGCCGGCATTGTCGTATTCAAACAACGATGCGTTGTTGACCACGCAAGTAACGGGCCCCAGCGCCGCCTGCGCCTGTGGCAACAGCTGGCGCACGGCGTCTTCCTGCGCCAGGTCGCAGGGGAACGCGTGCGCGCGGCGGCCCAGCGCGGCGATTTCCGCCACCAGACTGAGCGCTTCCTCGCACGAGTCGCGGTAATGCACGGCGATATCCCAGCCGTCGCGCGCCAGGCCCAGGGCGATGGCGCGGCCGAGCCGGCGCGCGGCGCCCGTGACGAGGGCGACGCGGGGAGTGCTGTCGAATGGCGTTGTCGTTGCTTCTGTCATGTCTTTGCTATGGTTGAGATATTCGGTGGACGCCACACTGGCGGCATGCGCCGCCGATTCGCTACAATGCGGGAATGTCTCTTCCCGCACCCGATAGCGACGCGCTGGCCGCGTCCCATGCCTTGCAGCACCAGATTGCCGCCGAAATCGCGCGCAATGACGGCGCCATTCCCTTTGTCCGCTTCATGGAGCTGGCGCTGTATGCGCCTGACCTCGGCTATTACAGCGGCGGCGCCGCCAAGCTGGGCAAAGATGGCGATTTTACAACCGCGCCGGAGATTTCGCCCCTGTTCGGCGCCACCCTGGCCCATGTGGCAGCCGCTATTATGGCGCAAACGGCCCCCCGCATCCTCGAATTCGGCGCCGGCACGGGCAAGCTGGCCCGCGATATCCTGACGGAAGCGGCGCAGGCCGGCATCGCCATTGAACAGTATGCGATCGTCGAATTGTCCGGCGAATTGCGCGCGCGCCAGGAGCTGGCGCTGGCCGGCTTCCCGCAAGTGGTGTGGCTCGACGGTTTCCCCGACAGT is a window of Janthinobacterium rivuli DNA encoding:
- a CDS encoding dihydroneopterin aldolase; this translates as MSSALFHPRLADCRRLFLRNYEVLINIGVYDFEKKGEQRVLINVDLYIPLALSTPKDDQLEEVVDYDFMRETIARRMAQGHVQLQESLVDDVLAAMLAHPRVRAARVSSMKPDVYPDCEGVGVEVFKIKDEA
- a CDS encoding SDR family oxidoreductase, encoding MTEATTTPFDSTPRVALVTGAARRLGRAIALGLARDGWDIAVHYRDSCEEALSLVAEIAALGRRAHAFPCDLAQEDAVRQLLPQAQAALGPVTCVVNNASLFEYDNAGDFSFTALDAHMHANLAAPILLAQALYQATPAGGQAVVINLLDQKLYNLNPDFLSYTLSKAALLSATTMLAQALAPKVRVVGIAPGITMVSGEQTQANFAKAHENTPLGRSSTPEDVADSVCYVAGARALTGTTLLVDGGQHLIGLPRDVMFLTK